The DNA segment ctagacagcaagagtaggagtccctcttagagcgacagtctcatttagagacgcgtttgtaggaccaacaaagagaacatgaggaaagaatccgtagtgaggtccaagagcaagtgcagcgggagatgatgctgcaaatggagcgtgttatgtcattgcaacagaatcgtgctgggcgaggaaagaaaaagaaatgaatcttatttctgtattacgtttttaacatctaatttgaaaacagtttcaaacaatattggttgtgaaatatgtactgtaatgtgaaacaattggtttgtttattaagtggatgagtttagcatttctgatatgtacgttcgaatgtaaaaaaaatacgtttcaacagtattaaatgttcgaaaatacgttcgaacgtaaccatgcaaaatagtaacaaaacgttcgaacgtttaaacccaatttaaaaaaagttcgaatgtcaaaaaagtttaacgttacaaacatccgaacgtacactttacgttcgaactctactctcttaacattcgaattaacgtccgaacgtcatgatataaacgttcggacattatttcattttcgttggattcgagattcgaacgtaacgttcgcacgtataaacgttcgaacgtttacattatacgtccgaactataatcaacaaacgttaccttttttcgttcggatgtcagcttgtcttttttacgttcgaacgtataattttaagttcgaacgttatattctgtgacagattctaatcgtcacagaaaataatacgttcgaacgttatttcaaacggcacatctccaaccgtcactaaaaatatttttagtgacgcttgtatagtaaactgtcaccaaatgtaatccgtgatgcacattacgtgacagttgtGGTGACGGTCaaaaaccgtcaccaaatatatttcgtgacgttttttacatttcttgtgacatgtttcatctgtcactaaaacctatttttgttttagtgtgTAATCCTATCCGGTTCTACCTCTCTTTTTCTCtataatattttgtatatatGCACCAAAAAGTTCAATGTAAAGAAAAATGacgatttttgttaaatttttaattctaattttttttggttaaacTTTTAAATCGGTTTTGTGtagttgatttttattttttaattaaggtTCAAATTAAATCTAAAACTTGGTATCCAGTTTTCTCATAcccaaaaagataaagaaaatctaaaaacaaataccttgcaaatttatttaatttaaaaaaaattaaaaaataaagatatataatataattttaaaaaacagatgtctaaaatctaaaaaaagtaaaagtgtAAATATTAAGAATCTAAAAGAGTAAGAAGAACACATGTATCTAAACTAAGAATTCTGAGAGTTACAGCTCTTACACAACCCCTATATAACCATTCTCTattttgcttttcttcttctaattCTTTTTCGTCATATATATTGTTGACTTCATATTAACCTTTTGCACATATACATGCAATACTTgttctttaaaattttcatgtAAGGACTTTCaaagattaaacaaaaaaaaaacaaaaaaaaagaagtcacaTTCTCAGATTATGCAATATACAAAAAGGGTAATTCAAATTACATAGAGACAaccaaaaaaattcaataaaatctagCCGTACTTATTGCACCACCACCTTCATCAAGTTCATAGCTCCAACCTTCATCATCCAAAGCATCTATTGAGGGCAAAAcacctcacacttcacacagaTAAAACACAAAAGAAGTCACTCGATCCCTACAGTGAACAATTTGATAGAGCTAGCAGATACATATATACCTAACTAGTGTTAGTTCATAGAGCACAAAACCAAAAGCATATACGTCGTCTGCCATGGGGGGAACATGATCACCACATTGAGCATATATATCTacaaacaataatatatatatatatatatatatatctacaaaCAAAATGTTGTAATCAGCTAATTTACCGTTTCTGGCATCtaccaaatatatattatatatccgCCTAATTAATTACACATCATGCAGCTGGCTAGCTAGCCAAACTTGCTAATGTCTAAAACATgagcaaaagaaatgttcaaGCATGTAAAGGAAGAAAGCAAATCATCTGAAGAATTGTTGAAGGCTATTCCACAATCCAAGACTGTTCTGTCTGATGTCTTTCTATCGAGACCGACTGAAATTGGGGGAGCGAGTGGACTAGCAATCGAAACGCAGGGCTAAACATTCAAGCATTTGTTTCGACCCGACCTGAATTAACCgaccaaaaaatccaaaacaggGAAATGATTCAGCTTCCGTTTAAAACGGTTTGGTACGGGGTAATTCCCCGATTCCTGCAGTACAATTTGGCGCTGGGGAGTGGAGACTCCATCACCTCCTGTTCTTCTtctacatgtttttttttttttttaaatgggccCTTTGCCATACAcggtaggggtgctacccgcaccatacggtgtgGGGTAgaccctccccccccccccccgcgcgcATGGGGCGGATAGGGAAATGTTTCCCCATCCCCCACACCGGGGGCGGGGTATAGTGTGGGGGGGCAATCCGTTCGCCCCCCCGCAcccccttctgggccttgggctTAGAAGCATTTTCTGGGCCGAAAATGATacagaagcaatttctgggtcattttgggcccagaaacctcagcaatgggccaaaaatggcccacaatgTTGTATTTTTTGCCCAAAAAAAGCTTataggccattttcatttttcagcccataaaattataagtaaaatgaaaaaaaaaatttaaaaaccaaattaaaaaaaaaagtgttatgaatggtaattgattttatggctaataaaagttactagtctaaaagtctaatacgtaataaactaataataataactaagctattacaaaattgaaaagcTAAACActtataaaattacaaacataaaagtgtccaagggacattgtatcaacattacaaatcattgaatacaaaatatgaacaaataattaaaaattgaatattctaaagaggcttgtcagctgtggcttgtctttgagtcaaggggtgtgacagttgTGGTGGTccgggcttgagcacatttttatgttgcagagatgctagacgtctcatgtgttactacaaaaattaataacgatgaaatggaaatgaatataaataaattaaaataataaaataaaaaacaattaccaggtggtccaaatccagactgatcaccaccctcatcggtctccttaaaatctaaaatatccggaacatgaatatcttttcctatcgtccaactctgtgtgcatatcaatgcttctacagttgtaggagacaatgaactacggaaaggatccaatatacgacttCCGGTACTAAACGCTGattctgaggcaacggtgctaatagggatgaccaaaatacaGCAGGCAATCTCAAAAATGAtgagatatttctttgaggcattcttccaccatcctaatatatcgaaattatcatcatcatcttggaccatatccgctgacaaatagttgtctaacttagaaacgacctccgtagattgatggactagtgcgagattctgtgcgagggtcttagtccacggcattctgcgcttctttgtaggaggcccggtcacggtgtctgtagaaagcgttggggtcggtgtatgtgtcttcgatgtagtaccacccttaattgcattaaactcatcatacaattttttgagggtatctcgggccaattcaccaataagttcagtccatacctgattgtgaacaagtctcaacccatataacaagtcTGAAACTTTCAAAtagggatcaagaataacagccacatataagaaaatattcattctagtcaaatctccccaatacttatcatattttagcatcatggtcactgccatccccctcatcctttcattggaacccctacgcatatcttctaattcttcctttaccctacatatttgttgacaaaactcatgggatgtagggtacaaagaactagatatattcaatgtgacatcataaaataatccaagaaaatcaatgaaagtagaaactaccacccaatcatcatcattaggcatTCATGATCCctcgtgctcatcaaagtatttgacatattggatgtcttcatcacccaataattgaaaggctgccttatattcttaggccgcctccaacatcaagaaggttgagttccatcaggtaggaacatcagtaaaaagacccttcttcgatgttatgcccgcaagctttgcagcaattttgaatttatccaatctagaaggagaagacatcacccatttcacagccattctaactcgtgcaaccgagtcatcaacatctttcaatctctcagtcacaattaaattcaaaatatatgcagcacatctaacatgcaagtattcaccacccaagaatgtcttatttgcatctttatgATAATTCTTTAGAAATCCCAaggcgacatcattagacgacgcattatcaactgatacaaacaaaactttttccaacttccactcctttattgcggcttCTAAGGctttcccaatcgtctcacccttatgatcagttatctgacaaaatttaataatctttttgtgcaaaacccaatcagcatcaacaaaatgcacaatcatcgacatgtaatttatattttggatagaagtccaagtatcggtagtgaggcaaactaccaaacccgccaatTAGCTCCTCAAAATATCTTTATCACGGATGtacattttcttaataattagtTTTGCAACCCAATTtactaaaactaatagaaaagatGCGGATGGAAGAAATTAGTACTCGAGAAGATCACgagaaaaggaaaagcaaaaagaaaaagaaaaaacctagcTAAGAGAAAAGGACGAAAGATGCGGATGGAAGAAACTAGTAATCGATAAGATCACGagaaaagtaaaagtaaaagcaaaagcaaaaagaaaaagagaaaattaacCTAGCTCGttaggagaaaaagaagagaaaaggacCAAAGATGCAGCTGGATATTATAAAAGTCATGCTCCCATGAGTCATGACtactttaaaatttgaataatgcaAATAACTGGTATTTTGGGCTTcataataattagtttgtagACGGAACCAGTCATAAATTTTCAAAGAGTAAGGCCGGGTACTTTGTTTCTACaaatcttttaaataattttacaaaaattttattcattgtttaTCCAtaccatatattatttttttatcaaatatataatatataaataatgagtagaaaaatttaatttaagaagaataaaataaataaaaataaaaataagtatgatGTGTGAGGATGATGAGTATAAAAACTCACCAGTTTATTCCATCTCATTTTTACATCTAAataacatttaaaaacaaacatttttcaattcaatttttcaaataaaaaactttttttatctaattattatcaaatcattacaaattttttaagcttccaaataaaacataaaacacaatttaactttttcaaatatcaaaataaaaattatattaaaaaactatattttttaataaataattatattctaaccatctttttaactttataatttcttatttaactttcactctatttttttcaaaacctccttcaaattttaactcaaataattttattattcttcataaattatctcattattatttataaattttatctcattttatttaattatatctcattttatccgTATAACTAAATGAGATCAAATCTACTCAGCGTCCGCTACGTCTGGTTCGTGGAACTTGGAAgagaaaacaagaataaaatgaaaatgaaaaagtaaaagagagagatagagagtacatgaagaaaaagaaaacacccTAGCCTGCGGTTGAATAGTAAACATATCCATTACTTATATTCAGTCTTCTTCTCTCCAGTACTTTTTCCACGCCCACGTATATATAAAAGGGCCATTGGCATTCTATATATCCCCATTCATTTATCGAAGATCATAACATCAGATAATTGAAAAATGGTAGCCCCTAGGATAAGCCTGAATCTTTTGATAGACAATAAGAGAAAGCGCGTACTGTTTGCCGAAGCAGGTAAGGACTTTGTTGATTTTCTCTTGGAAACTTTCACCCTGCCGGTCGTAACTGTCTCTAGGTTCCTAAAGAATGAAGGCATGCAGTTAGGCAGCTGCCTGCAAAGCCTGTACGAGAGTATTGAAAACCTGAGCGATACTTGCATTCTGCCAGGCCATAGTAAAGATTTGGTTTTGAAGCCCAAAGTAGTCATGTACGGTGGTACAGACTCCATCCTCTTGCCAAAGGTGGAGTCCTATACGCTCAAGAAGAAATTCTACAAGTGTCGGAACTCAAGTTGCAGCATCCGTGATTATCGCCTGTCTTCTACACATGGCGGATATTGTTATGCATGCAAGTCATCATCTATGGACGACGAGGTAACGTTTGAAGAGCTACTAAGCGGAAACAAGTCGAGTGGTAATTTGAATTTGTTGAAAGAGGGGGTTACATACATGGTGACCGATGATCTGGAGATGGAGCCCATTTCTGCCGACAATTTCATAACTCTACTTAATGAGTATGATATCACGGATGTAGGGGCGCTTGAAAAGAAAGTGGTCGTTCTGGGCAAGGACGAGGTACGTATGTCATACCAGCTtcgatcttcttcttcttatttgttattcataacATATATGAATATGATTTCCAGCTTTTTGGTGAAAGTTGGACAGAAAAGTTGTTAAATTAgtcctctgtgtgtgtgtgtggggttTTGCATAAACCATGAAATTAATAGTACTCATGAtcatgatttatataataagcaAGTTGCATGTACACATTAGCAGATATAACCTATCTAGAGGCATAGGCTAGCTATTGCCCATTAGATAATAGATTGGAACAAAaaattcaggaaaaaaaaaaaaaaagagatggaaATTAGAGTTGAAGAACACAGAAACCTTGAAATCCATAAATGATCAATCCATCCGCCTGATCAGTTCATGGATCACCTCCTGAAATATTATTTGTGATCATATATTAATCGCTATTAGCAATCtgatactatataatatatacatatatatatatatatatatatatcaaaattggaAAGGACGCAATTAATTCTTGTACGTACAATCATATAATAAGATATTaactttctattttattttatagttgcTTTGGTTTTGGTCATGTATTTGAattcaagaaaatattattatatgatgaagttgtaaaataattatatattagttatgCCCGTACCAAGACTCtagtaactatttttttttctcgattTTATTTGTTGCCAGCGTGTGAAGTTGCTTAAGGCGGCCCTGCAATCCAAGACTGTTTTGACTGATGTCTTCCTGTCGAGACCGACTGAAATTGAGGAGTCGATCGAAACAGGTATTGGAACTTTTGGAACTTCTGATGAGATGCTGACGGTTAAAGGTGAAGCTGAGGATGATGGGGATAAGGAGGAACAGGGACACTAAAGGTTTTATTGAAGATAAACAGAACAACGTATCTATTTAAGACAAACATTGTAAGGTGCCCATCGGCTAGTCCATGTACATATGGAAAGATTA comes from the Carya illinoinensis cultivar Pawnee chromosome 8, C.illinoinensisPawnee_v1, whole genome shotgun sequence genome and includes:
- the LOC122274727 gene encoding uncharacterized protein LOC122274727 isoform X1; this translates as MVAPRISLNLLIDNKRKRVLFAEAGKDFVDFLLETFTLPVVTVSRFLKNEGMQLGSCLQSLYESIENLSDTCILPGHSKDLVLKPKVVMYGGTDSILLPKVESYTLKKKFYKCRNSSCSIRDYRLSSTHGGYCYACKSSSMDDEVTFEELLSGNKSSGNLNLLKEGVTYMVTDDLEMEPISADNFITLLNEYDITDVGALEKKVVVLGKDERVKLLKAALQSKTVLTDVFLSRPTEIEESIETGIGTFGTSDEMLTVKGEAEDDGDKEEQGH
- the LOC122274727 gene encoding uncharacterized protein LOC122274727 isoform X2, encoding MVAPRISLNLLIDNKRKRVLFAEAGKDFVDFLLETFTLPVVTVSRFLKNEGMQLGSCLQSLYESIENLSDTCILPGHSKDLVLKPKVVMYGGTDSILLPKVESYTLKKKFYKCRNSSCSIRDYRLSSTHGGYCYACKSSSMDDEVTFEELLSGNKSSGNLNLLKEGVTYMVTDDLEMEPISADNFITLLNEYDITDVGALEKKVVVLGKDECVKLLKAALQSKTVLTDVFLWRPTEIEESIETCIETSED